The following nucleotide sequence is from Novipirellula galeiformis.
ATGTCCAAATCCGTTTTCGACCGCGATCGACTCGACGTCTATTGCTTCTCGATCGTTTACGTCGCTTCCTCGTTCAAACTCGCCTCAGACTTTAGCGGGCCTCATCGACACGCACGTGACCAGTGGCTTCGCGCGGCGCAGTCGGTTCCATTGAACATCGCAGAGGGAAACAGAAAACGCAGATTCAATGATCGGAGTCGATGCTTGGACCTCGTACGGGGATCGGCGTTAGAATGTGCTGCGATTCAGGACGTCCTTGCCGCAAACCGACGGGGTAGACACCGAAGATTGTGGTACTGTCGAGACAATGTTGAAGCGAACCGTCTCGATGTTGACTCGCTTGATCGCTCGTTCCGAATCAATCCGCGAGTCGTCAACGACTTGCGATGCACTCGACGTGCGCGA
It contains:
- a CDS encoding four helix bundle protein, producing the protein MSKSVFDRDRLDVYCFSIVYVASSFKLASDFSGPHRHARDQWLRAAQSVPLNIAEGNRKRRFNDRSRCLDLVRGSALECAAIQDVLAANRRGRHRRLWYCRDNVEANRLDVDSLDRSFRINPRVVNDLRCTRRARVPRC